The Geotalea uraniireducens Rf4 genome window below encodes:
- a CDS encoding sigma-54-dependent transcriptional regulator, with the protein MRKTKILVVDDEHLIRWSLEQNLKKQGYEVFTAGNGEDALRLVREEQPDLVLLDIQLPGIGGLEVLEKVKEFDEDIVVIMLTAHGGLETAVNTMRMGAYDYINKPFNLDELSIVIKKALETSDLRREVVQLRSEHKKSGPPQIIGTSKHMKNVLDMMGKVAKSEASTVLIQGESGTGKELVAKWIHYQSNRSEKPFVAINCAAVPATLLESELFGHEKGAFTDAKTAKKGLFELADGGTVFLDEIGDMEMGMQAKLLRFLEDRTFRRIGGAKVISVDVRIISATNKELMKAIEEKSFRNDLYYRLQVIPIFLPALRERKEDIIQLANHFIETFGREFNKPINNISSMAEKMLLEYSWPGNIRELKNVIERAIILGSEDTLLIENLPLEIIAKTSSSNVPLATFKLPPEGVDIEEVEKELIRQSLEITDWNQSKAAKKLNLGIDAFRYRMKKFGFLK; encoded by the coding sequence CTCTTGAGCAGAACTTGAAAAAGCAGGGCTACGAAGTTTTCACGGCAGGCAATGGTGAAGATGCGCTGCGCTTGGTGCGGGAAGAGCAACCCGATCTGGTTCTGCTGGACATCCAGCTGCCGGGAATAGGCGGCCTGGAGGTGCTTGAGAAGGTCAAAGAATTCGATGAGGATATCGTCGTTATTATGCTGACGGCCCATGGCGGATTGGAAACCGCGGTAAATACCATGCGCATGGGGGCCTACGATTATATAAACAAGCCGTTTAATCTGGACGAGTTGTCGATAGTAATTAAAAAAGCGCTTGAGACGTCCGACCTGCGGCGAGAAGTGGTGCAGCTCCGCAGTGAGCATAAAAAATCCGGTCCTCCGCAGATTATCGGCACGAGCAAGCATATGAAAAATGTTCTGGATATGATGGGAAAGGTTGCCAAGAGCGAGGCTTCGACCGTCCTGATTCAGGGGGAATCCGGCACGGGCAAGGAGCTTGTCGCCAAATGGATTCATTATCAGTCCAATCGCTCGGAAAAGCCGTTCGTGGCTATAAACTGTGCGGCGGTACCGGCAACACTGCTTGAGAGTGAATTGTTCGGACATGAAAAAGGGGCTTTTACCGACGCAAAAACTGCGAAGAAAGGTTTGTTCGAACTTGCCGACGGCGGGACCGTATTTCTCGATGAAATCGGCGATATGGAGATGGGGATGCAGGCCAAACTCCTGAGATTTCTTGAAGACAGGACATTCAGGAGAATCGGCGGGGCAAAAGTGATATCCGTGGATGTCAGGATCATATCGGCCACCAATAAAGAACTGATGAAGGCAATTGAGGAAAAATCATTCAGAAACGATCTGTATTACCGGCTCCAGGTCATTCCGATATTTCTTCCGGCTTTACGGGAGCGCAAGGAAGACATTATCCAACTGGCTAATCATTTCATTGAAACTTTCGGCAGGGAGTTCAACAAGCCCATCAATAATATTTCAAGCATGGCGGAAAAAATGCTGTTGGAATACAGCTGGCCCGGCAACATCCGCGAACTTAAAAACGTCATCGAACGCGCGATAATTCTGGGAAGTGAAGATACCCTCCTTATTGAAAATCTGCCGCTGGAAATTATTGCCAAGACATCCTCGTCGAACGTCCCGCTGGCAACGTTTAAACTCCCGCCTGAAGGTGTCGATATTGAAGAGGTTGAAAAGGAACTCATCCGGCAGTCTTTGGAAATCACCGATTGGAATCAGTCCAAGGCCGCAAAAAAACTGAACCTCGGCATCGATGCATTTCGCTATCGAATGAAAAAATTCGGCTTTTTGAAATAA
- a CDS encoding NHL repeat-containing protein: MIHSTRNLLAILVVSLFVAVISLPGITSAAVAPKISTLTPVKRDMVAPVRIAMDSSGNYYVTDPRSRGVLKFNAYGRLVKTIPTAGVPLGVAVAANGNVIVTQGTYVSILDPDGVELAKLGSGVGQFAKANGVTIDGNGYIYVTDGGLHLVRVFNASGASVTQFGGKGVATQSVPLNGLFNDPTAIAYEKAHNQIAVADTLNGRIQFFDAATYAWVKTIGKIGDAPLSFVSPQGIVFEYANATTLMRMYVVDTWKNTMQVIDTEASAAGNFLSLIGCGTVSFQYGMCGGVADGQLQLPSDVAFDAVNGRLLVVNGAGNIQILGVDGGSSPFDNIPPVLTLNTVPSNTNQANLAISGTADVGVELKVTVSTSAVAGPINHASTPWDTTITGLNFGSNLITVTATDAAGNVATKQVNVIYSLPAPALSITTASNIMTNTSGQTINGTVDAGATVTVVNAATGASGAAVVNGTTWSYEATQLVEGANNITVTATQPSSAAATATITVVRDTVQPVLTVSALANGSSSSVLTQNIAGTVADLHPGTVTVTVNTVPTTVNGSTFSVPANLQVGPNTVTVQAVDLAGNASFTNTRTIYYDPATPVVSITTPPSPADNSYVKTSTVGMSGTVTPAASTITVNGVSVVVDASGYWPAGGGTTPVTLTSGINTLEVVATSGTKSSSMKRSVIYDPSLPVLAITSPAQDIATNQPNMNIAGTVSDVGSAVTLAATVNGAAVSPAPVVTNGAYNFNATFGPVEGPYSVVVTATDAADNVTTLPPRSITYDITPPALTLDPVYAGYPKTISGTVELQAGVTVADGAASFPVTIVNGSPNATWSADLSAGNYNPSTIKITATDPAGNPSVRTGLTYTPPIGDINGDGPVNILDARYALQCVVGLATPTAAEILRGDIGPLLNGKANPDGKIDLVDAMLILRKALGDPVSW; the protein is encoded by the coding sequence ATGATTCACTCTACTCGAAATCTATTGGCAATACTTGTCGTCTCACTGTTTGTTGCGGTTATTTCGCTGCCAGGAATAACCTCAGCCGCAGTGGCTCCTAAAATCTCTACCCTGACACCGGTGAAGCGCGATATGGTGGCTCCCGTCAGGATAGCTATGGATTCGTCGGGCAATTATTATGTGACCGACCCGCGTAGCAGGGGGGTATTGAAGTTTAATGCCTATGGGCGGCTGGTGAAGACTATACCGACTGCTGGCGTCCCTTTAGGTGTGGCTGTTGCAGCCAACGGCAACGTCATTGTGACCCAGGGTACCTATGTGTCTATCCTCGATCCTGACGGCGTAGAACTTGCCAAGCTGGGGAGTGGTGTCGGTCAGTTTGCTAAGGCGAACGGTGTCACGATAGATGGGAATGGTTATATATATGTTACCGATGGTGGTCTTCATCTGGTGCGGGTCTTTAATGCCTCGGGCGCATCAGTCACGCAGTTTGGCGGCAAAGGTGTGGCTACGCAAAGCGTCCCGCTCAATGGCCTCTTTAATGATCCGACCGCGATAGCATATGAGAAGGCGCATAATCAAATTGCCGTTGCCGATACCTTGAACGGTAGGATTCAGTTCTTCGATGCTGCCACTTATGCGTGGGTCAAGACGATAGGCAAGATAGGTGATGCTCCCCTGTCCTTTGTTTCGCCCCAGGGGATAGTATTTGAATACGCCAACGCTACCACACTGATGAGGATGTATGTGGTGGATACCTGGAAAAATACTATGCAGGTGATTGACACCGAAGCCTCTGCGGCCGGTAATTTCTTGTCGCTTATAGGCTGTGGAACGGTAAGTTTCCAGTATGGTATGTGCGGCGGGGTGGCGGATGGGCAGTTGCAGTTGCCGTCGGATGTGGCGTTTGATGCGGTAAACGGCAGGCTTCTGGTGGTTAATGGAGCCGGCAATATCCAGATACTCGGCGTCGATGGCGGTTCGAGTCCATTTGACAATATCCCCCCCGTGTTGACGCTTAATACGGTGCCCAGCAACACTAATCAGGCTAACCTGGCGATAAGCGGGACTGCTGATGTGGGCGTTGAGCTTAAGGTGACGGTAAGCACCTCTGCTGTCGCCGGTCCGATAAATCATGCGTCAACCCCTTGGGATACGACAATAACCGGCCTTAACTTCGGCAGCAATCTTATCACCGTTACCGCCACGGACGCGGCGGGCAATGTGGCAACGAAGCAGGTGAACGTTATCTATTCGTTGCCTGCTCCTGCGCTCAGCATAACGACAGCTTCCAATATCATGACCAACACGTCTGGTCAGACTATTAACGGTACAGTGGATGCCGGCGCAACGGTGACGGTCGTCAATGCAGCTACGGGTGCGAGCGGTGCGGCCGTCGTCAACGGGACAACGTGGAGTTATGAAGCCACGCAGCTGGTGGAAGGCGCAAACAATATTACGGTGACAGCGACCCAGCCGTCGAGTGCAGCTGCCACGGCAACAATAACCGTGGTGCGCGATACCGTCCAGCCGGTTCTTACCGTGTCTGCGCTTGCCAACGGCAGCTCCAGCAGCGTGTTGACGCAAAATATCGCCGGTACCGTCGCTGACCTGCATCCGGGCACGGTTACCGTAACGGTCAATACCGTACCGACGACCGTTAATGGTAGCACATTCAGCGTTCCGGCGAATTTACAGGTAGGTCCGAACACGGTGACTGTGCAGGCTGTTGACTTGGCCGGCAACGCATCTTTCACCAATACCAGAACCATATACTACGACCCGGCGACACCGGTTGTGAGTATAACCACACCCCCGTCGCCGGCGGACAACTCATATGTCAAGACTAGCACAGTGGGCATGAGCGGGACCGTTACACCTGCCGCTTCAACCATAACCGTTAACGGCGTTTCCGTAGTCGTAGACGCGTCCGGCTACTGGCCGGCAGGCGGCGGCACTACGCCGGTCACACTCACTAGCGGGATCAATACGCTGGAGGTAGTCGCCACATCGGGCACCAAGTCTTCCAGCATGAAACGCTCTGTTATCTATGATCCATCGTTGCCGGTACTCGCCATTACTTCCCCGGCTCAGGATATTGCCACTAATCAGCCGAATATGAATATCGCCGGCACGGTGTCCGATGTCGGCAGTGCAGTTACCCTGGCTGCGACCGTGAACGGCGCAGCTGTCTCACCGGCCCCGGTTGTAACCAACGGTGCCTACAATTTCAACGCGACGTTCGGCCCGGTAGAAGGGCCCTATAGTGTGGTGGTGACGGCAACCGATGCCGCCGACAATGTGACGACGTTGCCGCCACGCTCCATCACCTATGATATAACTCCGCCTGCGTTGACGCTTGATCCGGTATATGCCGGTTATCCGAAGACCATCAGCGGCACGGTGGAATTGCAGGCAGGCGTTACCGTTGCGGATGGCGCTGCGTCATTCCCGGTTACCATTGTCAACGGCAGTCCTAACGCTACCTGGAGCGCGGACCTGTCGGCCGGGAATTATAACCCGTCGACCATCAAGATTACCGCGACCGACCCAGCTGGTAATCCTTCCGTTAGAACGGGACTGACATACACTCCCCCTATCGGTGACATAAATGGCGACGGTCCTGTAAATATCCTTGATGCGCGATATGCGCTTCAGTGCGTGGTCGGTCTCGCTACACCGACGGCAGCGGAAATACTGCGCGGCGATATCGGACCGCTGTTGAACGGGAAGGCGAATCCGGACGGCAAGATAGACCTCGTCGACGCAATGCTTATACTGCGTAAGGCGTTGGGTGATCCCGTAAGTTGGTAA
- a CDS encoding CxxxxCH/CxxCH domain c-type cytochrome, translating to MKRPITNALATLMMVFIVATTAYAKELSSPHTFGIQSDGSTVDTCSVCHASALPTGAAANNVCLVCHKAGSAYSLTKQFFKGDMANPFGTTVEDDSNSNYSHSSHEWSATDNNPAAGALPPTNSAMKTVTAYNGLLSCNRCHSVHQLDSIPAAQKPLLRVQNSNNEMCLDCHRLRNTQSHLTGTHPVNINYTTVAKNNPAKFYPQPVNSNPNNLTSAMNLINGNILCTTCHGIHYTDSNSHTFDNRTTALTGRLAPSKGYLLRTDYRNYSSSLNSPNICTNCHANKFEHNGGEQRVVCTDCHSGHVDYDPNALTSQDRVPNIYMIKRYMNWSSPTGWKDNRKLATPKQTFYQDAGATTKLFKRADGKGVCQGCHEVPVAGLTSPNGNIYPDEHGTSNLVDAPASSCISCHNHDTPAPEGSFAASCTSCHGQPPTATSAAAGYTGNEAVSAHLRHTGYSYGCKECHYSGAPSDLHRNGSFKDVFTTYTSGMIARKFGANPQYNPDNTCSTVYCHSNGAVPPVYQTPPNWFGGNITTCDACHEASPTTNAHAKHIGAPNNYSCENCHAATATGSTVIKDKTKHANGGKEVQFSSTALPFVNTGSFASATCSAVYCHSDGAETYATPVWTNSSTGACGTCHATTTRATAAHQPHLSTSVAYGPKLNNLPVAAACNSCHGPDYTVNHINGSVQLVADTSCTASCHKNGLGTSTWTSGIRPTCESCHAGLLSVIDGKTAPDKGLFQTLGHGKNSSSTSVVMNYVCTSCHDSNAAHINPPVRDGRLQSNLTSSFNAQCNYCHNDSLKVTTLSKLNLPSHVLDKNASPTASSCSLCHDLHGSSNRSMIRDIINGQSVSFKNSTCVTTSLNANGVYAGLCQVCHTLTRFYKNSVAEGSHYTTGCLSCHKHTDNTNGQPADAAFYAFKPTGNCNDCHGYPPVQSLDGIAVQGNYSGARLNDYIGGGGAHSVAGHIPKTVKPADGWANCAKCHYGANDAIHMTRDYTKPSNIRVAVDPQYKFNAALQIRYSSNQVDPPLVNSTGTCSNVSCHFQPTPRWSTIR from the coding sequence ATGAAACGACCAATTACAAATGCTCTGGCAACACTGATGATGGTCTTTATAGTGGCAACCACAGCTTATGCCAAGGAACTATCTAGTCCTCACACATTCGGCATACAGAGCGATGGCTCAACGGTTGATACATGCTCTGTCTGTCATGCGAGTGCCTTGCCGACTGGTGCTGCTGCGAACAACGTCTGTCTGGTTTGTCATAAGGCAGGCAGTGCATATTCCTTGACCAAGCAGTTCTTCAAGGGGGATATGGCTAACCCTTTCGGGACTACGGTCGAGGATGACTCCAATAGCAACTATTCTCATAGTTCGCACGAGTGGTCGGCTACCGACAATAACCCTGCGGCCGGTGCGCTGCCGCCGACAAACAGCGCCATGAAAACGGTCACTGCGTATAACGGGCTCTTAAGCTGTAATCGTTGCCATTCCGTTCATCAGCTCGACTCAATACCCGCAGCGCAGAAGCCTCTCCTCAGGGTGCAGAATAGCAACAATGAAATGTGTTTGGATTGTCATCGATTGAGGAACACACAATCGCACCTGACCGGTACACATCCCGTAAATATTAACTATACTACCGTGGCAAAGAACAATCCTGCGAAATTCTACCCGCAGCCGGTGAACAGCAATCCCAATAACCTGACTTCGGCGATGAATCTCATAAATGGCAATATACTCTGTACAACATGCCATGGTATCCATTACACCGACTCGAACTCACACACTTTTGACAACCGCACTACGGCGCTTACTGGTCGCCTCGCTCCCTCCAAGGGCTACCTGCTGAGAACGGATTATCGCAATTATTCCTCAAGCTTGAATAGTCCGAATATCTGTACCAACTGTCATGCGAATAAATTCGAACATAATGGCGGCGAACAGAGAGTGGTCTGTACCGACTGCCACAGCGGCCACGTGGATTACGATCCAAACGCGCTGACCAGTCAGGACCGGGTACCCAATATCTATATGATCAAGCGCTACATGAACTGGTCGTCACCAACCGGCTGGAAGGATAACAGGAAGCTGGCTACCCCTAAGCAGACCTTTTATCAGGATGCAGGTGCGACAACTAAGCTCTTTAAGCGGGCCGATGGCAAGGGTGTCTGTCAGGGATGCCATGAAGTGCCCGTCGCTGGTCTGACCTCTCCAAATGGCAATATCTACCCCGATGAGCATGGCACGTCGAATCTCGTCGATGCCCCGGCCTCTTCCTGTATATCTTGCCACAACCACGACACACCTGCACCGGAGGGTTCATTTGCCGCGAGCTGTACCAGCTGTCATGGTCAGCCGCCGACGGCCACTTCGGCAGCGGCCGGTTACACCGGCAACGAGGCCGTGTCTGCGCACCTGCGCCATACCGGTTACTCATACGGATGTAAGGAATGTCATTATTCCGGTGCCCCTTCCGACCTGCACAGGAATGGCAGTTTCAAGGACGTATTTACGACCTACACCTCAGGTATGATCGCGCGTAAATTTGGCGCTAATCCTCAGTATAATCCTGATAACACATGTTCCACAGTCTATTGCCACAGCAATGGTGCAGTACCACCCGTATATCAGACGCCCCCCAACTGGTTCGGCGGCAATATCACCACCTGCGATGCCTGCCACGAAGCATCACCGACAACCAATGCCCATGCGAAGCATATTGGCGCACCGAATAATTATAGCTGTGAGAACTGCCATGCGGCCACTGCAACCGGTTCGACGGTCATCAAAGACAAAACGAAGCACGCTAACGGCGGTAAGGAAGTACAATTTTCCTCAACAGCGCTTCCATTCGTAAACACGGGAAGTTTCGCTTCAGCAACTTGTTCGGCTGTCTACTGCCACAGTGACGGGGCCGAAACCTATGCGACGCCTGTCTGGACAAACAGCAGCACTGGCGCGTGCGGCACCTGTCATGCCACAACAACGAGGGCTACCGCTGCTCACCAGCCGCACCTTTCGACATCTGTGGCGTACGGTCCGAAACTCAACAATTTGCCGGTGGCTGCTGCCTGTAATAGCTGCCATGGACCCGATTACACGGTCAATCACATTAACGGCTCCGTGCAGCTTGTTGCTGATACGTCATGTACTGCTTCTTGTCACAAAAATGGCCTCGGAACGTCAACTTGGACTTCCGGTATACGCCCAACCTGCGAAAGTTGCCATGCCGGCTTGCTTTCCGTGATTGATGGCAAAACTGCCCCGGATAAGGGCTTGTTCCAGACCTTAGGTCACGGCAAGAACTCCAGCAGTACCAGCGTGGTCATGAATTATGTCTGTACATCGTGTCATGATTCCAACGCTGCACATATCAATCCGCCGGTGCGTGACGGCAGGTTGCAGTCGAATCTTACCTCGTCTTTCAACGCACAATGTAACTACTGTCACAATGATTCGTTAAAGGTTACGACGTTATCCAAGCTGAATTTGCCATCTCACGTTCTGGATAAAAATGCTTCTCCTACAGCAAGCAGTTGTAGTCTCTGTCATGATCTCCATGGTTCATCCAATAGGTCTATGATCAGAGATATCATCAACGGTCAGTCGGTCAGCTTCAAAAACTCGACTTGTGTCACGACTTCTCTGAATGCCAATGGCGTCTACGCCGGTTTGTGTCAAGTATGTCATACGCTTACCAGGTTCTATAAAAACTCTGTTGCAGAAGGCAGTCACTATACAACGGGTTGTCTGAGTTGCCACAAGCATACCGATAATACTAATGGCCAACCTGCGGATGCTGCTTTCTATGCCTTCAAGCCGACTGGCAACTGCAACGATTGTCATGGCTATCCGCCGGTTCAGAGCCTTGACGGCATTGCTGTCCAGGGTAATTACTCCGGTGCCCGGCTCAATGATTACATCGGTGGTGGCGGTGCCCATAGTGTTGCCGGTCATATACCGAAAACCGTCAAGCCAGCGGATGGCTGGGCTAACTGTGCCAAGTGTCACTACGGTGCAAATGATGCTATTCACATGACACGTGATTACACGAAACCAAGCAACATAAGGGTTGCTGTTGATCCGCAGTACAAGTTCAACGCGGCACTGCAGATCAGGTACAGCAGCAACCAGGTTGATCCGCCGCTTGTGAATTCAACTGGCACCTGTTCTAATGTCAGCTGTCACTTCCAGCCGACACCACGCTGGAGTACGATAAGGTAG
- a CDS encoding CxxxxCH/CxxCH domain c-type cytochrome, which yields MKKKLGWGSAGKLFLFLALSFVNLCVTAGNASAALDCNGCHGTSSPTDYRPVDAGYRNITTGGIQGNHRTHMALTSNQSSCTPCHNSAGFTSSHRDGKISFQANINGSPLAATYGKGVFVNQTSNPVMTNANCSNANCHFESITPTWGSSAASTNCDTCHAAQPSTLSHPKHVTAFGGTASCIKCHPNRTTFEHATSAGNAGRNIAVTIGSYAGSNYNYLPSQSATRTAGSCSALYCHSSGQSATGGALTGGDYVTATWDSAASGACGTCHKNTAATIASGSHNKHLNAAGSAGCVDCHVGVTGDGVSYNSTRHVDTFINVTGAYSQGKASTPGNGYGTCSAAACHDNGTGTKVITPTWGNTAAACTACHALQPATGSHTKHLSTTQYTKANCASCHASAVEGSNGGTGHLDGNIDAINGYPANKTKGSAYATCNAAYCHSPGQSVTGGALTTEYATITWGGTAACGSCHNATKATIASGSHNKHLNAAGSAGCVDCHVGVTGDGVSYNSTRHVDTFINVTGAYSQGKASTPGNGYGTCSAAACHDNGTGTKVITPTWGNTAAACTACHALQPATGSHTKHLSTTQYTKANCASCHASAVEGSNGGTGHLDGNIDATNGYPANKTKGSAYATCNAAYCHSPGQSVTGGALTIEYATITWGGTAACGSCHNATKATIASGSHNKHLNAAGSAGCVDCHVGVTGDGVSYNSTRHVDTFINVTGAYSQGKASTPGNGYGTCSAAACHDNGTGTKVITPTWGNTAAACTACHALQPATGSHTKHLSTTQYTKANCASCHASAVEGSNGGTGHLDGNIDAINGYPANKTKGSAYATCNAAYCHSPGQSATGGALTTEYATVTWGDTVGCGSCHNATSATLNSGTHAKHLAVDANCANCHAGAVGNGVSYNSTNHVNSLIEVSAGAYNGAGTPGNGYGSCSTTPCHFSSTGSVTWGADTVTTSCEKCHGSANTAQPAAGGTFKSTAGATANTDVKVGAHVAHLGSNTTAGHQITVNLSCADCHKSVSSFNDANHIHAGQSVGEAGMAWSALAATGGVTPSYDPVTGNCTNYCHGATLADGTTATKQTAKWNQPLLSGAPALTNCGVCHGNPPATSGHISNPVGPVYVAQNSCNGCHSDVNTDGMTIADKTMHANGVVDGGSCNACHGYPPVKDMAGLGIQNSYTTARLQNYSGGGGAHNVPGHIALMAKATDSWSPCLICHPSASHNQGSGVFVPGNVQVSVDSKFKFDSKLPITYTGNQTGSPLSTGSCSNVSCHFKASPKWSTER from the coding sequence ATGAAGAAAAAGCTGGGGTGGGGATCTGCTGGTAAGTTGTTTTTGTTTCTGGCTTTGTCGTTCGTCAATCTTTGCGTGACTGCTGGGAATGCAAGTGCCGCGCTGGATTGTAATGGCTGTCATGGTACTTCGAGCCCAACCGATTATCGGCCGGTTGATGCCGGATATCGAAATATTACAACAGGTGGCATCCAGGGTAACCATCGGACGCATATGGCTTTGACGTCCAATCAGTCAAGCTGTACGCCTTGTCACAATAGTGCCGGATTTACCAGCAGCCACCGTGACGGCAAGATCAGCTTCCAGGCAAACATCAACGGGTCGCCGCTTGCCGCTACTTACGGTAAAGGCGTATTCGTCAATCAGACATCGAACCCGGTGATGACTAATGCAAACTGTTCGAATGCCAACTGTCACTTCGAATCTATTACCCCCACATGGGGTTCGTCAGCGGCTTCGACAAACTGTGATACCTGCCATGCGGCACAGCCGTCTACCCTGAGTCATCCAAAGCACGTGACCGCTTTTGGCGGAACAGCTTCCTGTATAAAATGCCATCCGAATCGGACCACCTTCGAGCATGCGACCAGCGCCGGTAATGCCGGCCGCAATATAGCCGTGACGATCGGCAGCTATGCCGGCTCCAACTATAATTACCTCCCCAGTCAGTCGGCCACCCGGACAGCCGGTAGCTGTTCCGCCCTTTATTGCCACAGCTCCGGTCAGTCGGCAACCGGTGGAGCACTTACCGGTGGTGATTATGTGACCGCAACCTGGGATAGTGCTGCGAGCGGCGCCTGCGGCACCTGTCATAAAAACACTGCGGCGACCATCGCCAGCGGCAGCCACAACAAACACCTTAATGCAGCCGGTTCGGCCGGATGCGTAGACTGTCACGTCGGCGTAACAGGCGACGGCGTATCCTACAACTCGACCCGTCACGTCGATACCTTCATCAACGTCACCGGCGCATACAGCCAGGGCAAGGCAAGCACCCCCGGCAACGGCTACGGCACCTGTTCGGCCGCCGCCTGTCACGACAACGGTACCGGCACCAAAGTGATAACCCCGACCTGGGGCAACACGGCAGCCGCCTGTACAGCCTGTCATGCATTGCAGCCCGCAACCGGCAGCCACACCAAACATCTCAGCACCACACAGTACACCAAGGCAAATTGCGCCTCCTGTCATGCCAGCGCAGTGGAAGGCTCCAATGGCGGCACAGGGCACCTTGACGGAAACATAGACGCAATCAATGGCTATCCCGCCAACAAGACCAAGGGGAGCGCCTACGCAACATGTAATGCCGCATACTGCCACAGCCCCGGCCAGTCGGTCACCGGCGGCGCCCTGACGACCGAGTATGCCACCATCACCTGGGGCGGCACCGCAGCCTGCGGCAGCTGTCACAACGCCACCAAGGCGACCATCGCCAGCGGCAGCCACAACAAACACCTTAATGCAGCCGGTTCGGCCGGATGCGTAGACTGTCACGTCGGCGTAACAGGCGACGGCGTATCCTACAACTCGACCCGTCACGTCGATACCTTCATCAACGTCACCGGCGCATACAGCCAGGGCAAGGCAAGCACCCCCGGCAACGGCTACGGCACCTGTTCGGCCGCCGCCTGTCATGACAACGGTACCGGCACCAAAGTGATAACCCCGACCTGGGGCAACACGGCAGCCGCCTGTACAGCCTGTCATGCATTGCAGCCCGCAACCGGCAGCCACACCAAACATCTCAGCACCACACAGTACACCAAGGCAAATTGCGCCTCCTGTCATGCCAGCGCAGTGGAAGGCTCCAATGGCGGCACAGGGCACCTTGACGGAAACATAGACGCAACCAACGGCTATCCCGCAAACAAGACCAAGGGGAGCGCCTATGCAACATGTAATGCCGCATACTGCCACAGCCCCGGCCAGTCGGTCACCGGCGGCGCCCTGACGATCGAGTATGCCACCATCACCTGGGGCGGCACCGCAGCCTGCGGCAGCTGTCACAATGCCACCAAGGCGACCATCGCCAGCGGCAGCCACAACAAACACCTTAATGCAGCCGGTTCGGCCGGATGCGTAGACTGTCACGTCGGCGTAACAGGCGACGGCGTATCCTACAACTCGACCCGTCACGTCGATACCTTCATCAACGTCACCGGCGCATACAGCCAGGGCAAGGCAAGCACCCCCGGCAACGGCTACGGCACCTGTTCGGCCGCCGCCTGTCACGACAACGGTACCGGCACCAAAGTGATAACCCCGACCTGGGGCAACACGGCAGCCGCCTGTACAGCCTGTCATGCATTGCAGCCCGCAACCGGCAGCCACACCAAACATCTCAGCACCACACAGTACACCAAGGCAAATTGCGCCTCCTGTCATGCCAGCGCAGTGGAAGGCTCCAATGGCGGCACAGGGCACCTTGACGGAAACATAGACGCAATCAATGGCTATCCCGCCAACAAGACCAAGGGGAGCGCCTATGCAACATGTAATGCCGCATACTGCCACAGCCCCGGCCAGTCGGCCACCGGCGGCGCCCTGACGACCGAGTACGCCACCGTCACCTGGGGCGATACAGTTGGCTGCGGCAGCTGTCACAACGCCACTTCTGCAACATTGAACAGCGGCACCCATGCCAAGCATCTTGCCGTCGATGCTAATTGCGCCAACTGTCATGCCGGCGCTGTGGGCAATGGTGTCTCATACAACTCCACCAATCATGTCAACTCTCTTATTGAGGTTTCGGCTGGTGCATACAACGGAGCCGGCACTCCCGGCAACGGCTACGGTTCCTGTTCAACTACACCTTGTCACTTCTCCAGCACGGGCAGCGTAACATGGGGTGCTGATACGGTTACGACTTCCTGCGAGAAGTGTCACGGCTCTGCGAATACTGCCCAGCCTGCTGCAGGCGGCACATTCAAGTCCACGGCAGGTGCTACCGCCAACACCGATGTCAAGGTCGGTGCCCACGTCGCCCACCTTGGCTCCAATACGACTGCAGGTCACCAGATTACGGTGAACCTCTCCTGCGCCGACTGTCATAAATCTGTGAGCAGCTTCAATGATGCTAATCACATCCACGCCGGCCAGAGTGTCGGGGAGGCTGGTATGGCCTGGAGTGCACTCGCTGCTACTGGTGGCGTAACGCCCAGCTACGACCCGGTCACCGGCAACTGTACCAACTACTGCCACGGTGCAACACTTGCCGATGGCACAACAGCGACCAAGCAGACAGCCAAATGGAACCAGCCGCTTCTTTCAGGGGCTCCTGCACTGACCAACTGCGGTGTCTGTCACGGTAACCCACCGGCAACAAGCGGCCATATCTCAAATCCGGTCGGTCCGGTTTATGTAGCGCAAAACTCCTGTAACGGCTGTCACAGCGATGTAAATACCGATGGTATGACCATTGCTGACAAAACAATGCATGCGAACGGTGTTGTTGACGGCGGCAGCTGTAATGCTTGTCACGGTTACCCGCCGGTCAAGGATATGGCAGGTCTCGGTATACAAAACAGCTACACCACTGCCCGCCTCCAGAACTACTCCGGTGGTGGCGGAGCACACAATGTTCCCGGTCATATCGCTCTCATGGCGAAGGCAACCGACTCCTGGTCGCCATGCTTGATCTGCCATCCATCTGCCAGCCATAACCAGGGTAGCGGCGTCTTTGTTCCGGGTAATGTTCAGGTTTCGGTTGATTCTAAATTCAAGTTTGACTCGAAGCTGCCGATTACGTATACTGGCAACCAAACTGGGTCCCCTCTCTCTACCGGTTCATGTTCAAACGTAAGCTGTCACTTCAAAGCATCGCCTAAGTGGAGTACAGAAAGATAA